A window of Pantoea agglomerans contains these coding sequences:
- the ttcA gene encoding tRNA 2-thiocytidine(32) synthetase TtcA, whose translation MQENQTVDKKEQYNLNKLQKRLRRNVGAAIADYNMIEEGDRIMVCLSGGKDSYTLLEILRNLQQSAPVNFSLVAVNLDQKQPGFPGHILPEYLESLGVEYKIVEEDTYSIVKEKIPEGKTTCSLCSRLRRGILYRTATELGCTKIALGHHRDDIMQTLFLNMFYGGKMKGMPPKLMSDDGKHIVIRPLAYCREKDILRFSEARKFPIIPCNLCGSQPNLQRQVIGDMLRDWDKRYPGRLETMFSAMQNVVPSHLADTSLFDFKNIQHGDAVVDGGDLAFDRETLPMQPAGWQEEEEAAPAVRLDVLQLP comes from the coding sequence ATGCAAGAAAATCAAACGGTTGACAAGAAAGAACAGTACAACCTCAATAAACTCCAGAAGCGTCTGCGTCGTAACGTCGGCGCCGCTATCGCCGATTACAATATGATTGAAGAAGGCGACCGCATCATGGTCTGCCTGTCGGGCGGTAAAGACAGCTATACGCTGCTGGAGATCCTGCGCAATCTGCAGCAGAGCGCGCCGGTTAATTTCTCGCTGGTGGCGGTTAACCTCGACCAGAAGCAGCCGGGTTTTCCAGGGCATATCCTGCCGGAATATCTGGAGTCGCTGGGCGTCGAATACAAAATCGTCGAGGAAGACACCTACTCCATCGTTAAAGAGAAGATCCCGGAAGGCAAAACCACCTGTTCGCTCTGCTCACGTCTGCGCCGCGGCATTCTCTACCGAACCGCCACCGAACTGGGCTGCACCAAAATCGCGCTGGGCCACCACCGCGACGACATTATGCAGACGCTGTTTCTCAACATGTTCTACGGCGGAAAAATGAAAGGAATGCCGCCGAAGCTGATGAGCGACGACGGCAAGCATATCGTGATCCGTCCGCTGGCCTACTGCCGCGAAAAAGATATCCTGCGCTTCTCCGAGGCGCGCAAGTTCCCGATTATTCCTTGCAACCTTTGCGGATCGCAGCCGAACCTGCAGCGCCAGGTGATTGGCGATATGCTGCGCGACTGGGATAAACGCTATCCGGGCCGACTGGAGACGATGTTCAGCGCAATGCAGAACGTCGTGCCGTCGCACCTGGCGGATACCAGCCTGTTCGATTTTAAAAACATTCAGCACGGCGATGCGGTGGTGGACGGCGGCGATCTCGCCTTTGACCGCGAAACGCTGCCGATGCAGCCTGCCGGCTGGCAGGAAGAGGAGGAAGCCGCGCCGGCGGTTCGCCTCGACGTGCTGCAGCTGCCGTAA